From a region of the Hypanus sabinus isolate sHypSab1 chromosome 2, sHypSab1.hap1, whole genome shotgun sequence genome:
- the LOC132380455 gene encoding protein mab-21-like 4 produces MLLSNRDSLGWYQRYLLGIKSHQDMKIIEIQKCEDILFTILDRVHQQDSRFQVDYSRELACFEYTLRTDFDELDMEVPLRFNDSSLRIEESCDTPYSVDGIIHQTHTRKGSVYLAVPKESESNWLGSDIFYQFSKSSQYSGHILPGKVISILKELLKGAIVYCEQNLFLKPGDLDASLLNIDGPRITLLLRNLIKPLRVNIIPIVRRAVETFLGNGNQLEKIFPESLSRATLANIDISNATYYHWRFCFERPMKKLLEKADDDGGHRLESLCLLDRIKSDHWFPEKFKRGLTFKQLQMVLLWAMKFFPSSKDWVDLESSVYRMLVVLLRCLVLRKLPNYFIPEIDVFYEEYQPQLDFDTIYKKVEEFAGFPEKSLQIHLTHLLPVQHWHVDSYVKKLLQIQDTEGLYWDTAYFDIILNKFQVYHVQDPDRIGAMQLVWSKTTKLVNDSS; encoded by the exons ATGTTGCTGTCAAACCGGGATAGTTTGGGTTGGTACCAGAGATATTTATTAGGGATAAAATCCCACCAGGACATGAAGATTATTGAAATACAGAAATGTGAAGATATTCTCTTCACAATACTTGACAGAGTTCATCAACAAGACAGCAGGTTCCAGGTAGACTATTCCAGGGAGCTTGCCTGCTTTGAATACACTCTTAGGACAGACTTTGATGAATTAGACATGGAGGTGCCTCTGAGATTCAATGATTCGTCCTTGAGAATTGAAGAGAGCTGCGACACCCCCTATTCTGTGGATGGAATCATTCATCAGACCCATACAAGAAAGGGGTCAGTTTACCTGGCTGTACCAAAGGAAAGTGAAAGCAACTGGCTTGGAAGTGACATATTCTACCAGTTTTCTAAATCATCCCAGTACAGTGGGCATATTCTTCCAGGAAAAGTCATAAGTATCTTGAAAGAACTTCTTAAAGGAGCCATTGTTTACTGTGAGCAGAACCTATTTCTTAAACCAG GAGATCTGGATGCTTCTTTGTTAAATATTGATGGTCCCCGGATAACTCTGCTTCTAAGAAACTTAATAAAGCCCTTGCGAGTTAATATCATTCCAATAGTTCGGAGAGCCGTGGAGACATTTTTGGGGAATGGAAACCAGCTTGAGAAAATCTTTCCAGAGTCACTTAGTCGGGCAACACTCGCGAACATTGACATCAGCAATGCAACTTACTATCACTGGAG GTTTTGTTTTGAGCGACCAATGAAGAAGTTGCTTGAGAAAGCAGATGACGACGGAGGGCATCGTCTTGAAAGCCTGTGTCTTCTGGACAGAATTAAGTCCGATCATTGGTTTCCAGAGAAATTCAAGAGAGGACTCACGTTTAAACAGCTTCAG ATGGTGCTACTCTGGGCCATGAAGTTTTTTCCATCGTCAAAAGATTGGGTTGACCTGGAATCTTCTGTTTATCGGATGTTGGTGGTGTTGTTACGGTGCCTTGTGCTCAGGAAACTCCCCAATTACTTCATACCTGAGATCGACGTTTTCTATGAAGAGTATCAGCCACAGCTTGATTTTGACACCATCTATAAGAAGGTAGAGGAGTTTGCTGGCTTCCCTGAGAAAAGCCTCCAGATACATTTGACCCACCTCCTCCCCGTGCAGCACTGGCATGTCGACAGTTATGTTAAAAAGTTGCTGCAAATCCAGGACACTGAAGGTCTTTACTGGGACACAGCTTACTTTGACATTATTCTGAACAAG tTTCAGGTTTACCATGTCCAGGATCCTGACAGAATTGGAGCCATGCAACTTGTCTGGTCCAAAACTACCAAACTGGTGAATGATTCATCATAG